The Kosakonia sp. SMBL-WEM22 sequence TTTGCCTGCAGTGGTTCCAGTACGCCGCCGATACCCACGCCGCCGGAGAGGTGAACGTTTTTACCGATCTGCGCGCAGGAGCCGACGGTTGCCCACGTGTCGACCATTGAGCCTTCATCGACATAAGCGCCGATGTTGACATAGGAAGGCATCAACACCGTGTTACGGGCGATATACGCGCCCTGACGCACTGCCGCTGGCGGCACTACGCGGAAACCCTCTTTCTGGAAACGCGCTTCGTCGTAATCAGCGAACTTCATCGGGACTTTATCGAAGTAGCGGCTCTCCGCACCGTCGATAACCTGGTTATCGACGGTGCGGAAAGAGAGCAGAACCGCTTTTTTCAGCCACTGGCGGGTGACCCACTGACCGTCGATTTTTTCTGCGACACGCAGCGCGCCGGAGTCAAGCAGGGCGATAACCTGGTTGACCGCTTCACGGGTCACGGTATCGACATTGGCCGGGGTGATTTCTGCGCGGCGCTCGAAAGCGGCTTCAATAACGTTCTGTAACTGCTGCATTGTTAAACTCTTTCCATCTTGTGTAAAAAAATAATCACCCTTTATCGTTTGGATTGAGGGCCTCTGTCAACCGTTGTTGCACCTCCTTTTGCAGCGCATTATTAAGGCCACGCCGGTCGGCGGTAGCAATTATGAATAAATCTTCTACTCGCTCGCCAATGGTTGTAATTCTTGCCCCGTGCAGCGAAATTCCAAGGTCGGCAAAAATCTGCCCGACCCGCGCCAGCAGCCCAGGCTGGTCAAGCGCAATCAACTCGAGGAACGATTTTCTGTCCGTATGGGTCGGCAGGAAATTCACTTCGGTATCGACGGTAAAGTGGCGCAGTTTGGCCGGTTGACGACGCGGCTGCGGCGGCTGCCAGGTGTGCTGGGTAATCGCCTGCTTCAGCCCGAAGCAGATCGCCTCGTGGCGATCGGCAGAGAGCGGGCTGCCGTCCGGCTCCAGCACAATAAAGGTATCCATCGCCATGCCATCGCGGGTGGTAAAGACCTGCGCGTCATGGACACTGAGATTGCGGCGATCCAGCTCGGCGCAGACGGCGGCAAAGAGATAGGGTCGATCCGGGCTCCAGATAAAGATCTCGGTTCCGCCGCGCGTCGCCTGCGGGCTTAACAGGATCAGCGGCTTGGTCAGATCGTGTTGCAGCAGATGGCGCGCGTGCCAGGCGAGCTGATTTGGGCTGTGGCGGACAAAGTAGTTAGCACGACAGCGCGCCCAAATCTGGTGCAGCCGCTCCTCATTAATATTGTCCATGCGCAGCAGCGCCAGCGCTTGCAGCTGGTGGTGACGCACGCGCTCGCGCATATCCGGTGTGTTTTGCATTCCGCGGCGCAGCTGTTTTTCAGTGGCGAAGTAGAGTTCGCGCAACAGGCTCTGCTTCCAGCTATTCCATAACGTTTCGTTGGTGGCGCAGATATCCGCAACTGTCAGGCAGACCAAAAAGCGCAGGCGGTTCTCCGTCTGCACCTCTTCGGCAAACTGCTTGATCACCTCCGGGTCCTGAATATCACGGCGCTGCGCGGTGACCGACATCAGCAGATGGTGGCGCACCAACCAGGCGACCAGTTGCGTTTCCCGCGAGTTCAGGCCGTGAAGTTCAGCAAACTTCAGCACATCCTGCGCCCCCAGCACCGAGTGGTCGCCGCCGCGCCCTTTGGCGATATCGTGAAACAGCGCCGCAATCAGAATCAGCTCCGGGTGCGTGAGGCGCGGCCAGAGCTCCACGCAGAGCGGGTGCTTGCTGCGCGTCTCCTCTTTGGCAAAACTCTCCAGCTTCAGCAACACGCGAATGGTGTGCTCATCGACGGTATAAGCATGAAAGAGGTCGAACTGCATCTGGCCGACAATGTGCGACCACTGCGGCATATAGGCCCACAGCACGCTGTGGCGATGCATCGGCAACAATCCACGGCTCACCGCGCCCGGATGGCGCAGCATACTGAGGAAGATGGTGCGCGCTTCCGGAATGTAGCAGAGGGGCTGGGTTAAATGGCGGCGCGCATGGCGCAAGTGGCGCAGGGTAGTGGAGTAGATGCCGGTAATAGCGCTGTTACGCACCATAATTGAGAACATGCGTAAAATCGCCTGCGGCTCGCGGATAAACAGCGTCTCATCCCGCAGATCGATAAGCGTGCCGCGCAGCTGGAACTCATCATCGATCGCGCGCGGCTTTTCGTCGGGCGTCAGGGCCAGAATCGCCTCGTCGAAGAGTTGCAGCAGCATATGGTTGAGCTCCGACACGCGGCGCGTAACGCGGAAGAAGTCCTTCATCATATGCTCAACAGGCTGATTGCCATCGCCAACATAGTTAAGGCGCTGCGCGACGCTGAGCTGGCGATCAAACAGCAGGCGGTTATCGTAGCGCGTCACTTCCAGATGCAGGGCGAAGCGAATGCGCCACAGCAGATGCAGGCACTCATTCAGTTCATTGCGTTCCGCTTCGGTCAGAAAGCCGAAGCCAACCATCTCATTAAGCGAGGTAGCACCAAAATGGCGGCGCGCGACCCACTGCAGGGTATGAATATCGCGCAGACCGCCGGGGCTGCTTTTAATATCGGGCTCAAGGTTATAACTGGTGCCGTGATAGCGCTGATGGCGTTCGTTCTGCTCCACCACTTTCGCCGGGAAGAAGGTCTCTGATGGCCAGAAGTTATCGCTGAAGATATGTTTTTGCAGTTCCAGGAACAGCGCGACATCGCCGACCAGCAGGCGTGATTCGATAAGGTTGGTGGCGACAGTAAGATCCGATAACCCCTCATGCAGACACTCATCCAGCGTGCGCACGCTGTGACCCACTTCCAGCTTTACATCCCATAGCAGCGTCAGCAGCTCGCCAATTTTTTGCGCCTGCTCGTCCGGCAGCTTATTGCGGCTGAGGATCAGCAGATCGATATCGGACAACGGATGCAGCTCACCGCGACCATAGCCGCCAACGGCCACCAGCGCGGTATCGCCCGCATCGCCAAAGCCATATTGCAGCCACAAGCGCTGCAAAAGCTGATCGATAAATTCGGTGCGCGCCTCAATTAACTGCTCGGCCGAGATCCCGGCGTCAAACACCTGCCCCAGCCACTGTTGAAAAGTATCGATACGCGCCTTGATGGTGGCGCAGTGCAGCTCCTCTGCGGGCCACACGCCGGGGTGTTCAGGCTGGCCGGGAAGGGTGGGCTGAACGTTGCTGACAAATTGTTCGGAAGAGATATTGCTCATGATTAGCCACCCAGTTGGCGTGCGGATCCACTGCAAAACAAAGTAAAAGAGATGGATGGAAATGAAAAGTCGTTTATATGTATGACCCGGCCGGGAAGGGGGCAAAAAAAACGGCCCGCGAAGCGGACCGTTATGTCAGGCAATCTGGCACTATCAGGCAGCGGTCAGTACAGCCTCGATGGTGTCATCTTTACGCAGCGTAAGGATCTCACACCCGGTTTCGGTAACGACAATCGTATGCTCATACTGCGCGGAGAGGCTGCGATCTTTGGTTTTCACCGTCCAGCCATCTTTCATGGTGCGAATGCGGTAATCACCGGCATTGACCATCGGCTCGATGGTGAAAGTCATACCCGCTTTCAGCACCACGCCGCCGTCATCGGCGTCGTAATGCAGGACTTGCGGCTCTTCGTGGAAGCCGCGACCAATGCCGTGACCGCAATATTCGCGCACCACGGAGAAGCCTTCGCCTTCAACATATTTCTGAATAGCCGCTCCGAGGGTACGCAGACGAATACCCGGTTTTACCATGCGCAGCGCCAGATAGAGGCTATCCTGGGTAACGCGGCAGAGGCGCTCGCCCAGAATGGTCGGTTTACCGACGATAAACATCTTCGAGGTGTCGCCGTGATACTCATCTTTGATGACGGTGACGTCGATGTTAACCACATCGCCATCTTTCAGCAGTTTTTCGTCATCCGGAATACCGTGGCAAACCACTTCATTAATCGAGATACAGACCGATTTCGGGAAGCCGTGGTAGCCCAGGCAAGCTGACACAGCGTGTTGCTCATTAACGATGTAATCGTTACAGATGCGGTCCAGTTCACCGGTGCTGACGCCCGGTTTAATGTGCGCTTCGATCATTTCGAGCACTTCGGCAGCGAGGCGGCCGGCAACGCGCATTTTTTCAATTTCTTCGGGTGTTTTAATAGAGATAGCCATGAGAAGTGTCCATCAGTGTCGATTTTTTCGACTATACCAGGAGTAGTGCTGTCAATGGTAACAGTCGGGCAAGCGTTGTGCCAAATTGAGAATCGTTAACAGCACGCTGCGGCAACAACTATTGGTGTCCTGTTCGCTTTTGTGATATAAAGCGCGCCGGACTTCCGTTCCTGTTTCGGGATGGGAGCCACAAATCTCACTTTGTGTAATAACACACACGTATCGGCACATATTCCGGGGTGCCCTTCGGGGTCGGTAATATGGGATACGTGGAGGCATAACCCCAACTTTTATATAGAGGTTTTAATCATGGCAACTGTTTCCATGCGCGACATGCTCAAGGCTGGTGTTCACTTTGGTCACCAGACCCGTTACTGGAACCCGAAAATGAAGCCTTTCATCTTCGGCGCGCGTAACAAAGTTCACATCATCAACCTTGAGAAAACTGTACCGATGTTCAACGAAGCCCTGGCTGAGCTGAACAAGATCTCTGCTCGTAAAGGCAAGATCCTGATCGTTGGTACTAAACGCGCTGCAAGCGAAGCGGTGAAAGAAGCAGCTCAGAATTGCGATCAGTTCTTCGTGAACCATCGCTGGCTGGGCGGCATGCTGACTAACTGGAAAACCGTTCGTCAGTCCATCAAACGTCTGAAAGACCTGGAAACTCAGTCTCAGGACGGCACCTTCGACAAGCTGACCAAGAAAGAAGCGCTGATGCGCACTCGTGAGCTGGACAAGCTGGAAAACAGCCTGGGCGGTATCAAAGACATGGGCGGCCTGCCGGACGCACTGTTTGTTATCGACGCTGACCACGAGCACATCGCAATCAAAGAAGCAAACAACCTGGGTATCCCGGTATTTGCTATCGTTGATACCAACTCCGATCCGGACGGCGTTGACTTCGTTATCCCGGGTAACGACGATGCAATCCGTGCTGTTAGCCTGTACCTGAATGCCGTTGCTGCTACCGTTCGTGAAGGCCGTTCTTCTGATCTGGCTACTCAGGCGGAAGAAAGCTTCGTAGAAGCTGAGTAATAAGGCACGCTCGCTGAGCCCCTTATTGAGCAGGTAGTACCGAGTTTGGTTAGGGGGCCTGTTTATGGCCCCCTTTTTCACTTTCAAGCCTGTTTGGTTCCTGGAACCGGGCAGGTCATATCTCTCCCGAGGATTAAAGAATGGCTGAAATTACCGCATCCCTGGTAAAAGAGCTGCGTGAACGTACTGGCGCAGGCATGATGGACTGTAAAAAAGCGCTGACCGAAGCAAGCGGCGACATCGAGCTGGCAATCGAGAACATGCGTAAGTCCGGTGCAATCAAAGCGGCGAAAAAAGCGGGCAACGTTGCTGCTGACGGCGTGATCATCACCAAAATCGACGGCACCTACGGCATCATTCTGGAAGTTAACTGCCAGACTGACTTCGTTGCTAAAGATGCTGGTTTCCAGGCATTTGCTAACAAAGTTCTGGACGCTGCTGTTGCTGGCAAAATCACCGACGTTGAAGTTCTGAAAACGCAGTTCGAAGAAGAGCGCGTTGCACTGGTTGCTAAAATCGGTGAGAACATCAACATCCGTCGCGTCTCCTCCCTGGAAGGCGAAGTACTGGGCTCTTACCAGCACGGCGCGCGTATCGGTGTTCTGGTTGCGGCGAAAGGCGCAGATCAGGAGCTGGTTAAGCAGCTGGCTATGCACGTTGCTGCAAGCAAGCCGGAATTCGTTAAGCCGGAAGACGTGTCTGCTGAAGTGGTTGAGAAAGAGTACCAGGTTCAGCTGGATATCGCCATGCAGTCTGGCAAGCCGAAAGAGATCGCAGAGAAAATGGTTGAAGGCCGCATGAAGAAATTCACCGGCGAAGTTTCTCTGACCGGCCAGCCTTTTGTTATGGACCCGAGCAAAACCGTTGGTCAGCTGCTGAAAGAGCACAACGCTGACGTGACTGGCTTCATCCGCTTCGAAGTGGGCGAAGGCATTGAGAAAGTTGAGACTGACTTCGCAGCAGAAGTTGCTGCCATGTCCAAGCAGTCTTAATCAATAAAAGGAGCCGCCTGAGGGCGGCTTCTTTTTATGTCCTTCATCTGAAAAACAGCCGGCACTCTAGTGCTAGCGCTGACAGGCGACGTATCATAGCGCCAGATTAAACCCGTCTAATTGTTCACAGTCTCAGGAAAGAAACATGGCTACCAATGCAAAACCCATCTACAAACGCATTCTGCTTAAGCTGAGTGGCGAAGCGCTTCAGGGCTCTGAAGGTTTCGGTATCGACGCAAGCATTCTTGACCGTATGGCGCAGGAAATTAAAGAGCTGGTTGAACTGGGTATTCAGGTTGGCGTGGTCATTGGCGGGGGTAACCTGTTCCGTGGTGCGGGCCTGGCGAAAGCGGGCATGAACCGTGTTGTGGGCGATCACATGGGTATGCTGGCAACAGTAATGAACGGCCTGGCAATGCGTGATGCTCTGCATCGTGCCTATGTGAACGCGCGCCTGATGTCCGCATTCCCGTTAAACGGCGTGTGTGACAACTACAGCTGGGCTGAAGCAATTAGCCTGCTGCGTAATAACCGCGTAGTGATTTTCAGCGCCGGTACCGGTAACCCGTTCTTTACCACCGACTCCGCAGCCTGCCTGCGCGGTATCGAGATCGAAGCCGATGTGGTGCTGAAAGCGACCAAAGTTGACGGCGTATTCACCGCCGATCCGGTGCTGGATCCGACCGCCACCCTCTGCGAGCGCCTCTCCTATACTGAAGTACTTGAGAAAGAGCTGAAAGTGATGGATCTGGCCGCCTTTACCCTGGCCCGCGACCATAAATTACCGATTCGTGTGTTCAATATGAACAAACCAGGCGCGCTGCGCCGCGTGGTAATGGGCGAAAAAGAGGGCACATTGATTACGGAATAATTCCCGTAAGCAATAAATAAAGGTAAGATTCCGCTTTAATTTATCCAGCAGAGCGTTCCGGTATCTTTACGATGCCATCATGGGAACAAGGCTATACTTAGCACAACCGCCGTATGGCCTGTCTGCGACAAGATTTCAAGGATCCGTAACGTGATTAGCGATATCAGAAAAGATGCTGAAGTGCGCATGGACAAATGCGTTGAAGCGTTCAAAACCCAAATCAGCAAAGTGCGTACTGGCCGTGCTTCTCCGAGCCTGCTGGACGGCATCGTTGTGGAATATTACGGTACGCCGACGCCGCTGCGTCAGTTGGCCAGCGTAACGGTAGAAGACTCTCGCACACTGAAAATCAACGTCTTCGATCGCTCGATGAGCCCGGCCGTTGAAAAAGCGATCCTCACCTCCGATCTGGGTCTGAACCCAAGCTCTGCGGGCAGCGATATTCGCGTTCCGCTGCCGGCCCTGACCGAAGAGCGTCGTAAAGACCTGATCAAGGTGGTGCGTGGCGAAGCTGAGCAGGCCCGTGTTGCCGTGCGTAACGTGCGCCGTGACGCTAACGACAAAGTGAAAGCGCTGCTGAAAGACAAAGAGATCAGCGAAGATGACGATCGCCGTTCTCAGGATGACGTGCAGAAGCTGACCGACGCTGCGATCAAGAAAGTTGACGCGGCGCTGGCGGATAAAGAAGCGGAACTGATGCAGTTCTGATTCGATACTAAACGACTAAAACGCCGTCCAGAGAGCCGTGCAAGCGGCTTGCTGACGGCGTTTTTGCTTTCCCTCCTTGCAACGTTGCGAGCGTTTCATGAAGCATTTAACTCTTCTGGGCTCAACGGGTTCCATAGGTTGCAGCACGCTTGCTGTGGTTCGTCATAATCCCGATCGTTTTACCGTCACCGCGCTAGTCGCGGGAAAAAATGTCGCGCGCATGGTTGAGCAGTGCCTCGAGTTCTCTCCACGCTATGCGGTGATGGATGACGCTGCCAGCGCGCAGCAGTTACAGCGCACCCTAAGCGAGCATGGCAGCCGCACGGAAGTGCTGAGTGGCCAGCAGGCCGCCTGTGAGATGGCTGCGCTTGATGAGGTCGATCAAGTCATGGCTGCTATCGTCGGCGCGGCGGGATTATTGCCTACGCTTGCCGCTATTCGTGCCGGTAAAAGTGTACTGCTTGCTAATAAAGAGTCGCTTGTCACCTGCGGCCGCCTGTTTATGGAGGCGGTGAAAGAGAGTAGGGCACAGCTGCTGCCGGTCGATAGCGAACATAATGCGATTTTTCAGAGTTTGCCGGAACCAATCCAGCATAACCTCGGGTACGCTGATCTCGAACAGAATGGCGTATCGTCGATTCTGCTTACCGGGTCTGGTGGCCCATTCCGGGAGACGCCGGTGGCGGATCTGGCGCTGATGACGCCGGATCAGGCTTGTCGCCATCCGAATTGGTCGATGGGGCGTAAAATCTCCGTTGATTCCGCCACCATGATGAATAAAGGTCTGGAATACATTGAAGCACGCTGGTTGTTTAATGCCGCTGCCCAGCAGATGGAAGTGTTGATACATCCGCAATCGGTGATCCACTCCATGGTGCGTTATCAGGATGGCAGTGTGTTGGCGCAGTTGGGTGAGCCGGATATGCGAACACCCATCGCACACACAATGGCCTGGCCTGAGCGTGTGTCGTCAGGTGTCAACGCCCTTGATTTCTGCAAGCTGAGCGCATTAAGTTTTGCCGCCCCCGATTACGATCGTTATCCCTGTCTGAAGCTGGCAATTGATGCCTCCAGCGAAGGCCAGGCGGCGACAACCGCGCTAAACGCAGCTAATGAGGTGGCCGTTTCGGCTTTCCTGGCATCAGCTATCCGTTTCACTGATATCGCCGCTCTCAATCTCTCTGTGCTTGAACAGATGGATTTACGCGAACCGCAGAGTATTGATGACGTTCTGGCCGTCGATGTACTGGCACGAGAGATTGCGCAAAAACAAGTGATGCGCTTCGCAAGCTAGTGATAATGCTGTCCGGAGTGACGGTGCTATTTGTTAGCGTAGGGCTTCAGTGATATAGTCTGCGCCACAAAATTGCCGCTTTTTATTATGGCGAATTGTGTAAGCCGTGGTTTGCGCGGCTTTTTTGTGTGAAGGCTTTTGTATTCCTGAGTACCGCTAAATCCTTTTCAGGGACTAAAACGCGTTATGTTGTCTGCTAACCAACCGATAAGCGAAAATTTGCCAACGCATGGCTGCCGCCATGTAGCGATAATTATGGATGGCAATGGTCGCTGGGCAAAAAGGCAGGGGAAACTCCGTGCCTTTGGACACCGAGCGGGAGCGAAATCCGTTCGCCGCGCAGTCTCTTTTGCCGCCAATAATGGTATCGACGCGCTGACGCTGTATGCTTTTAGTAGCGAAAACTGGAACCGTCCGGCGCAGGAAGTGAGTGCGCTGATGGAACTGTTTGTGTGGGCGCTGGATAGCGAAGTGAAAAGCCTGCACCGCCATAATGTTCGTTTACGCATTATTGGCGATACCAGCCGGTTTAATGCGCGTTTGCAGGAGCGAATCCGCAAAGCGGAAGCGTTAACCGCCCAGAACAGCGGGCTAACGTTAAATATTGCCGCCAACTATGGTGGGCGTTGGGATATCGTTCAGGGAGTTCGGCATTTAGCTGAGCAAGTGCAGGAAGGGCTGTTGCGCCCGGACGAAATAGATGAAGAGACGCTGAACAAGCAAGTCTGCATGCATGAGCTGGCTCCCGTTGATTTAGTGATTAGGACGGGCGGCGAACATCGCATAAGTAATTTTTTACTTTGGCAAATTGCCTATGCCGAACTTTACTTTACTGATGTTCTTTGGCCTGATTTTGATGAACAAGACTTTGAAGGTGCGCTGAATGCCTTTGCTAATCGAGAGCGTCGTTTCGGTGGTACCGAGCCTGGTGGCGACAAAGCCTGATGGGGGTTGCTTTTGCTGAAGTATCGCCTGATTTCTGCGTTAGTATTGATACCCATTGTTATTGCAGCACTTTTTTTGCTGCCACCGGTGGGCTTTGCGATTATCACTCTCGCCGTTTGCATGCTTGCCGCATGGGAATGGGGTCAACTGAGTGGTTTAACCTCGCGCACGCAGCGCGTCTGGCTGGCGGTGCTCTGTGGGCTGCTACTAGCGCTGATGCTGTTTACGCTGCCGGAGTATCATCACAACGTCCATCAACCGCTTATTGAGGGCTCGCTCTGGGCCTCTCTGGTGTGGTGGCTGGCGGCATTGGGGCTGGTGCTGGGTTACCCTGCCTCTGCGGCGCTGTGGCGCAACTCTAAAGCGCTGCGCCTGCTGTTTGGCGTTCTCACCATCATTCCTTTCTTCTGGGGAATGTTGGCGCTGCGGGTTTGGCACTACGAGGCCAACCCCTATAGCGGGGCAATCTGGTTGCTCTACGTCATGATCCTTGTCTGGGGAGCAGACTCTGGCGCATATATGTTTGGCAAACTATTTGGCAAACATAAGCTGGCGCCAAAGGTGTCGCCGGGTAAAACCTGGCAAGGTTTCCTCGGCGGATTGCTGACCGCAGGCATCATCTCCTGGGGCTACGGCGCATGGGCGAATCTTGAAGTGGCACACTCGACGCTGCTGATCTGCTCTGTGGTGGCCGCGCTGGCCTCGGTGCTGGGCGATTTAACCGAGAGCATGTTTAAGCGCGAAGCCGGCATTAAAGATAGTGGTCATCTTATTCCAGGCCACGGCGGTATACTGGATCGCATTGACAGCCTGACGGCAGCGGTTCCCGTATTTGCCTGTCTGTTACTGCTGGTTTTCAGGACGATTTGACGGAAGGTTTTATGCTGAGCATTCTCTGGAATCTGGCGGCGTTCATTATTGCGCTTGGTGTTTTAATCACGGTGCATGAATTTGGCCATTTCTGGGTTGCTCGCCGCTGTGGCGTCCGCGTCGAGCGCTTCTCCATTGGTTTTGGTAAAGCGCTCTGGCGCCGCTTCGATAAGCAGGGCACCGAATTTGTTATCGCCCTTATCCCTCTGGGCGGCTACGTCAAAATGCTCGATGAGCGCGTCGAACCGGTCGCTCCGGAGATGCGCCACTTTGCGTTTAACAATAAAACTGTCGGCCAGCGCGCCGCGGTGATCGCGGCGGGTCCCATCGCCAACTTTATCTTCGCCATCTTCGCCTACTGGCTGGTGTTTATCATCGGCGTCCCCGGCGTTCGCCCGGTAATTGGTGAAATAACGCCCAACTCTATCGCTGCAAGCGCGCAAATTGCACCCGGCACGGAACTTAAAGCCATCGACGGTATCGAAACGCCTGATTGGGATGCAGTGCGCTTACAGCTGGTGTCTAAAATCGGTGACAGTCAGACGACCGTCAGCGTGGCACCTTTCGGCAGTAACAATCGACAGGATAAAGTGCTGGATTTGCGCCACTGGGCGTTTGCACCTGACAAGGACGACCCGATGATGTCGCTGGGAATGCGACCGCGTACTGCGCAGCTGGAACCGGTGCTCGCTGAAGTGCAAAGCGGTTCCGCCGCCAGCAAAGCGGGTTTGCAAGCAGGCGACAGGATCGTTAAAGTCGAGGGTCAGCAGTTAACGCAGTGGTCGACCTTTGTCACGCTGGTGCGGGACAACCCCGGTAAGGCGTTAGCATTAGAGGTGGAAAGGCAAGGGGCTTCCTTGTCTTTAACACTGACACCGGATACGAAACCCGGTAACAAGGCAGAAGGTTTTGCGGGCGTCGTGCCCAAGATTATCCCGCTGCCGGATGAATATGAGACAGTACGCCAGTACGGGCCTTTCAGCGCCATCGCCGAAGCCACGGGTAAAACCTGGCAGTTGATGAAGCTGACGGTCAGTATGTTGGGGAAATTGATCACCGGTGATGTAAAACTGAACAACCTCAGTGGGCCGATCTCTATCGCCCAGGGGGCTGGGATGTCAGCAGAGTTCGGGTTGATTTACTACCTGATGTTCCTCGCTTTGATAAGTGTGAACTTAGGCATTATCAACCTGTTCCCGCTCCCCGTTTTAGACGGCGGACATCTGCTGTTTTTGGCGATTGAGAAGCTGAAAGGCGGACCGGTATCCGAGCGAGTTCAAGACTTTAGTTATCGCATTGGCTCTATTTTGCTGGTGTTGTTAATGGGGCTTGCACTTTTCAATGATTTCTCTCGCTTGTAAGAGAGTTTGTTAGGAAGAACGCATAATAACGATGGCGATGAAAAAGTTGCTCATAGCGTCGCTGCTGTTTAGCAGCGCCACCGTATACGGTGCTGAGGGGTTCGTAGTGAAGGATATTCATTTCGAAGGCCTACAGCGTGTCGCCGTTGGTGCGGCCCTCCTCAGTATGCCAGTACGTCCAGGCGATACGGTGAATGATGAAGACATCAGTAACACCATTCGCGCACTGTTTGCCACTGGCAACTTTGAGGATGTTCGTGTCCTGCGTGATGGCGATACCCTTCTCGTTCAGGTGAAAGAACGCCCCACAATCGCCAGCATCACCTTCTCCGGCAACAAGTCGGTTAAAGATGACATGCTGAAACAGAACCTTGAGGCTTCTGGCGTGCGTGTTGGCGAATCACTGGATCGCACCACCCTCTCCGATATTGAAAAAGGGCTGGAAGATTTCTACTACAGCGTCGGTAAATACAGCGCCAGCGTAAAAGCTGTCGTCACGCCGCTGCCGCGTAACCGCGTCGATCTGAAGCTGGTCTTCCAGGAGGGCGTCTCCGCGCAGATCCAGCAGATCAACATCGTCGGTAACCACGCGTTCTCGACCGAACAGCTGATCTCTAACTTCCAGCTGCGCGACGAAGTGCCATGGTGGAACGTGGTCGGCGATCGTAAATATCAGAAGCAGAAGCTGGCGGGCGATCTCGAAACCCTGCGCAGCTACTATCTGGATCGCGGTTATGCCCGTTTCAACATTGATTCGACGCAGGTTAGCCTGACGCCGGACAAAAAGGGCATCTACATTACCGTTAACGTCACCGAAGGCGATCAGTACAAGCTTTCTGGCGTGCAGGTCGCCGGCAATCTGGCGGGCCACTCAGCGGAAATTGAAGGCCTGACCAAAATTCAGCCAGGCGAGCTCTACAACGGCACCAAAGTGACCAAAATGGAAGACGATATTAAAAAGCTTCTGGGTCGCTATGGTTATGCCTATCCGCGCGTACAGTCTCAGCCTGAGATTAACGACGCCGATAAGACCGTTAAACTGCATATCAACGTCGATGCGGGTAACCGTTTTTACGTGCGTAAGATCCGCTTTGAAGGCAATGACACCTCGAAAGATACCGTTCTGCGTCGCGAAATGCGCCAGATGGAAGGGGCATGGCTGGGCAGCGATCTGGTCGATCAGGGTAAAGAGCGTCTGAACCGTCTCGGCTACTTTGAAACCGTTGATAGCGAAACGCAGCGTGTTCCGGGCAGCCCGGATCAGGTTGATGTGGTCTACAAAGTCAAAGAGCGTAACACCGGTAGCTTCAACTTTGGTGTCGGTTACGGCACTGAGAGCGGTGTCAGCTTCCAGGTCGGCGTGCAGCAGGATAACTGGTTAGGTACCGGTTACTCTGTC is a genomic window containing:
- the rseP gene encoding sigma E protease regulator RseP → MLSILWNLAAFIIALGVLITVHEFGHFWVARRCGVRVERFSIGFGKALWRRFDKQGTEFVIALIPLGGYVKMLDERVEPVAPEMRHFAFNNKTVGQRAAVIAAGPIANFIFAIFAYWLVFIIGVPGVRPVIGEITPNSIAASAQIAPGTELKAIDGIETPDWDAVRLQLVSKIGDSQTTVSVAPFGSNNRQDKVLDLRHWAFAPDKDDPMMSLGMRPRTAQLEPVLAEVQSGSAASKAGLQAGDRIVKVEGQQLTQWSTFVTLVRDNPGKALALEVERQGASLSLTLTPDTKPGNKAEGFAGVVPKIIPLPDEYETVRQYGPFSAIAEATGKTWQLMKLTVSMLGKLITGDVKLNNLSGPISIAQGAGMSAEFGLIYYLMFLALISVNLGIINLFPLPVLDGGHLLFLAIEKLKGGPVSERVQDFSYRIGSILLVLLMGLALFNDFSRL
- the pyrH gene encoding UMP kinase, which codes for MATNAKPIYKRILLKLSGEALQGSEGFGIDASILDRMAQEIKELVELGIQVGVVIGGGNLFRGAGLAKAGMNRVVGDHMGMLATVMNGLAMRDALHRAYVNARLMSAFPLNGVCDNYSWAEAISLLRNNRVVIFSAGTGNPFFTTDSAACLRGIEIEADVVLKATKVDGVFTADPVLDPTATLCERLSYTEVLEKELKVMDLAAFTLARDHKLPIRVFNMNKPGALRRVVMGEKEGTLITE
- the ispC gene encoding 1-deoxy-D-xylulose-5-phosphate reductoisomerase, whose product is MKHLTLLGSTGSIGCSTLAVVRHNPDRFTVTALVAGKNVARMVEQCLEFSPRYAVMDDAASAQQLQRTLSEHGSRTEVLSGQQAACEMAALDEVDQVMAAIVGAAGLLPTLAAIRAGKSVLLANKESLVTCGRLFMEAVKESRAQLLPVDSEHNAIFQSLPEPIQHNLGYADLEQNGVSSILLTGSGGPFRETPVADLALMTPDQACRHPNWSMGRKISVDSATMMNKGLEYIEARWLFNAAAQQMEVLIHPQSVIHSMVRYQDGSVLAQLGEPDMRTPIAHTMAWPERVSSGVNALDFCKLSALSFAAPDYDRYPCLKLAIDASSEGQAATTALNAANEVAVSAFLASAIRFTDIAALNLSVLEQMDLREPQSIDDVLAVDVLAREIAQKQVMRFAS
- the frr gene encoding ribosome recycling factor; protein product: MISDIRKDAEVRMDKCVEAFKTQISKVRTGRASPSLLDGIVVEYYGTPTPLRQLASVTVEDSRTLKINVFDRSMSPAVEKAILTSDLGLNPSSAGSDIRVPLPALTEERRKDLIKVVRGEAEQARVAVRNVRRDANDKVKALLKDKEISEDDDRRSQDDVQKLTDAAIKKVDAALADKEAELMQF
- the ispU gene encoding (2E,6E)-farnesyl-diphosphate-specific ditrans,polycis-undecaprenyl-diphosphate synthase, which codes for MLSANQPISENLPTHGCRHVAIIMDGNGRWAKRQGKLRAFGHRAGAKSVRRAVSFAANNGIDALTLYAFSSENWNRPAQEVSALMELFVWALDSEVKSLHRHNVRLRIIGDTSRFNARLQERIRKAEALTAQNSGLTLNIAANYGGRWDIVQGVRHLAEQVQEGLLRPDEIDEETLNKQVCMHELAPVDLVIRTGGEHRISNFLLWQIAYAELYFTDVLWPDFDEQDFEGALNAFANRERRFGGTEPGGDKA
- the cdsA gene encoding phosphatidate cytidylyltransferase — encoded protein: MLKYRLISALVLIPIVIAALFLLPPVGFAIITLAVCMLAAWEWGQLSGLTSRTQRVWLAVLCGLLLALMLFTLPEYHHNVHQPLIEGSLWASLVWWLAALGLVLGYPASAALWRNSKALRLLFGVLTIIPFFWGMLALRVWHYEANPYSGAIWLLYVMILVWGADSGAYMFGKLFGKHKLAPKVSPGKTWQGFLGGLLTAGIISWGYGAWANLEVAHSTLLICSVVAALASVLGDLTESMFKREAGIKDSGHLIPGHGGILDRIDSLTAAVPVFACLLLLVFRTI